The sequence TCTAATTTTCCATGTAGGAACCCAATGCCACAATCACAGTACTTTTTATGGCATCCTCTTCTCAAATATACAGCTGATTATTTCCACAAAGTAGAGCAAGGACGGCAAACAGCTAAGCGGAAGCGCAGGAAAAAGCTGATGCCAAACAGGGCCAGCCTGAAATGCGAAGTGTCTTTGCCGGACCTTACCTTCCACTGACTGTGTGAGGATGAGCTCCAGGTTGTCTTTGGGCCGGTGTTTCGTGTCCTCCACCAGCTTGTACACGCGGTGCCGCCGGTGCAGGCGCGGCTTCCGGCCCTCTCCGGCCAGAGGCACCTTCCACCAGCGCTCCACAATGACCGTGCCCTGGCGGCCGGGGGGCGAGGATGAGCGAGTCTCCATGGagaactccccctcccccagccgccAGCACCTCAAGGAGAGCCTGCTACTCACAGGCCAGGGCCCCACCAGGTCTCAACGGGCCCCCGGAAACTATACTCGGGCTTAAACAGCCCCACCAGAGTTCAAAGACCCCCATAACTCAGAGCCAGCTCTCACCCGAATGGAAGAGAAGCTGAAATCGCGCTGCGGGCCGAGGGTGCCCCCTTCAAGTGACGGCCGGAGTAGGTCCCGGACTCCACCTCGCAACAGCCGCTCAGCGCCCGCCCGCAGCAGAGCTCTGCCCGGGGCCCCCATGGCCGCCGCCATATTCCCGGGCGCAGAGGGAGACTTGGCGCAGGCCTTCGGCGCCAGGCGGCAGGAAAGGCCCCTACCGGGTGTCCGCGGCGCGCCTGAGCCGGCGGGGTTTTGTCCGGGCTGAGCCAAGGAGGCCCCGCCGAATCATGTCGGGCCCGCGGGAGACGAAAGATCTGAGTTAATGCTCCGTGATTAAGCTTttgcctctctcctttctccctatttttttttttctggggaggTACGCCCATACTTATTGACGGCGGAATGAATGTTAGATGGACTGACACAGAAAAGACACTATCTCCCTCTTGGCttactttatctttaaaatagggGCTTTAAGGGCCGGCCGCTGGCGTGGTGGTTAAATTCTGGCGCTCTacttcagaggcccggggttcccaggcccagatcctgggtgcagacctatgctcCGCTTattaaagccatgctgtggcattgtcccatataaagtagaggaagatgggcacggatgttagcccagggctgatcttcctcagcaaaaaggaggaggattggcaaaagatgttagctcagggctaatcttcctttaaaaaaaaaaaatagctttggtTTAGCTCTAGTGGCTCTCTGAGGTCACTTCCAATTCTGATGGTCTGTAATTGCATACTGAGGGAAGAGGGATGCTGCTCTCATTTTTCCTTACTTCAAGTCTACCTAAAAGTGGTGGAACGATGGGATCCTCTGGAAAACTATGCCAACCCCAGGAGGAGTCTAACACTTAATCTTTACAGCTGCAGTATTTAAGCTGACATTTAAAGAATTCTAAATCACAAAGGAGATAAGCCATAGAAAAAGGAAACTGTGGTAGGGACCAGACCATTCCCTCTGTGGAGGTTCTCAGTACTGGAGAGAAGACCATATAAATAGAATGAATAGGGTCTGTTTGGCAGAGATTATGTAAAGATGCACTATTCATCTTGTTATTTGACCCATAAACAGCCTTTGATCAGTTGTCCCTCCTCCTAATTACACTTTGTCTATTTAGCTTCCAGGAcaccagttttatttttgttttcttacctaCTTCACCAGTTTTCTTCACACTCTTCTTTGctgatttcttcttttctcctcacTTCTTTGAGTGCCCCCAGGACTCAGTCTTTGGATCTTAACTCTTCTCGGTATACACACACTCAGTCTTGATGATCTCCTTCAGTCTCCTGGCTTAAAGTACTATTTATATGCCAATGACTTCCAAAATTCTGTCTCCATTCTAAACTTCTTCTAAACTCCAGACTTGAATATCCAACTGCTTATTCATCATCTTCCCCTTATTTGTCTAATGAGCAAATCAAAGTGAACATGCTCCAAACTAAACTGATCTCTATCCCCCTGCCTCACCTACAGCCTTCCCCATCACAGTTGATGGAAACTCTGTTCCTTCAGTTCTTGGCTCACCTTCTTTCTTTCATACTCTAGGAAATCCTGTAGGTTCCACCCTTAAACTATTTCCAGAATCCAACCAATTCCCACCACCTCCAATGCTTCACCCTGAAATAAGACACCATCTTTCCTCTGGATTACTGCAAGTCTCCCTAATACTCTACACAGTTTATTTACAATACAACAGTcagaatctttttaaaaacataagtcagatcatgtccctCTTTCACCCGAAACTTTGCAACGACTTCCTTCTTTACTCAAAGAACAAGGCTGTACAATGGTCTGCAAGGCCATATACGATCTGGCCCATtagctctctgacctcatctccttctGCTCTCCCTATAGCTTACACTGCTCCACCCAcagtggcctccttgctgtttcttGAAAACACCAGGCACCTTCTCCTTAGGGCTTTTGAACTGGCAGTTGCTTAGGCATGGAATGCTTACCCTCAGATGTTGGCTTGGCTAActacctcacctccttcaagtctttgattaaatgtcaccttttcaatGAGGCCTACTTGGATCACCCTATTTATTTCTGCAAGCTGTCTCACCCCCTTCACACTCCTGATCCttctttatttctactttatttttctccatagcagttCTCATCTTCTAACAtactaaataattttattatgtttattgtttaGATTTGTTCTCACTGTTACAAGATAAGTTCCATTGGGCAGGGATCTTTGCTTTGTTTACGGGTGTATCTCaagcacctagaatagtgcctggctcatagtaggccctcaataaatatttgttgaatggatgaatgaatgaatatgcagAGGTCTCAAACTGGTGGCCCCAGAATCAAATTTTACTcataatgttaattttttaaatcaagtttttAGTagccaatattttttaaaaattggagaaaTTTACTGCAAAAATCTCTTTCcagtttctgttgaaaaatcgTACGATCTGGTACCAGTGAATCTGCATTCTTGCAACTGGATGGAGCTGAGTTGTGTCCGTTTCTTTTAGACAGGGTGTGAGCTTTCTACTTGCTACAGCCCTACCCAGCAGCTCCACTAATTTCCATTAGTTCTCTGGGCCCCCGGAGGCATTTAGTTTGCAATTCTTACCCTATAAGGTAGTGAGAAAGTTCAACCATATGTAGTACCCCTGGGTTATTAAAGGTAGggatgatgataaaaatattgaACTGATAGGAACCAGGAACCAACCCATCAGGTCAGACACTGGATCAGGACCTTGGGAGCCTCCTGCAGTATCAGACACCAAACCTCTCGTTACTGAAGTGGGGTGTGTGTGGAcgtgtgcgcgtgtgtgcatgCCAGAAGTGGGGGCCAGGTTGGGTGGGCACAAGAAGTGCTCAGGCAGGGCTGTTTATCAACCAGTACAGAAGCTAAAGTATTTTAACCACTGGTACAACCATGAAGTGCATACTAGTTAAAGAGGACCCTTGGTTAAGGGTGGTAGGGTGGGGTAGGGGAGCAGTAGAATCCTGAAGTGACATAAGGGCTGACCCCTTGTCCATGTCATAGTACCCAACGGGTCACAATGGCACCAGGTTGCCTGAACCTCTGCCACCcatctctgaacctcactttGCCGCAGGGAGGCACTGAACTGAGAAACTGCCTTGTAACAGGTGGCGCCCCTCTGTCTACTCCCTTTCTTACATCAAGAGGGGAAAAACACGGAACCACCACTACCCGATCTGGTCACCATACGCCTATTACCTTTACTGTTACAAATACCGGATCACCCTCCGGGAGAGGATGCTGCCTTGTTATAAAAGGTACTTGTTTTCATCTCTACCTGTAGTGAGTTGTTTATGTAAActgtaaggaaaaataaagaatttgaaagAACTTTCCAGGTGACAAGAGATGATAATAGCAAAATAGGGGGGAAGGCTGGCATGGCACTTGAGAATTTTCCCATCTGGCTAGCCTGGGAAAATGGAAACGGGCTGGTCCACGGAAGATACAGAAGATAGTACCACAGCCCTGTCCTGTGTACCTGGAAGTTATGAACCTCTCCCCCATCTAAGACTCAGCGAGAAACTAATTTGGGCCTCTTTTTCCCAACCAGCATCACTTATAAGGAACGGGAGGACTTGACACTCCGGCCCCGTTCCTGCCTTCAGTGCTCCTGAGTCCTTTGCAGGCCTCCCGGTGGGCAGAAGCACCGAGCAGGGTGATCACGACCAGCTTAAAGAATTGTATTCGGTAAGTGGACTGTGAGCTGGTGCTGTAACAGGACAGCCCCTTGCTTGCTGTAATGACACCTTGCGGAGAAGGGATGTTAGCTAGTTGgaaaagaaatcatacaaagttcGAGCTAGCTGAGACCTCGGAGCTCATGTAAAAGCTACTTGCTTTATAGACAAGGATTCTGGTCCAGAGATCTAAGTCAAGGTCATAGAACTAATGGTAAAAAGCAGGGAGGAAGTAGGAATAAAGATAGAGCAGACTATATTACGACTTCTGGGACATAAAGTTGTTTACATGCTAAGCTGGGACTAGAATCCAGAACTTCCACACTTGCCCTGGTATCATATTGCAATAACGTTCCTGTGTGTGACCTCCACATTTTAAATGGGAGAATTCAGAGAAAACCCATAGGATAGAAAAAAGTGGAAGAGTATTATCAGCGAGACAGTAAACAGATGGCACAGCTTCGTTTAAAAAATAAGCTCTCTGATCTAAGTTTCTGAAAGGTTAGTGCATCCCTGAGATGAGGTTAGCCAGCAGTAATACTGCACTGACTCCACATTCCAGATTGTGTGATATCAAGGAGAACTCCATGTTAGGGATGGAGTTAGTTCCTAGAACTGAGGGATACTGTTGAGTAAGACTTTGGCTGCAGTTCTCCTAGGCTCCCCATCAGCCCCCTCCTTGCTTCCACAGACACACTCAAATTGGCCTGAGATCAGATTTGAGGACTAGATGAGCACAGAAGCAGGAGACTATTACTCTCAATTTTACTCCTTTTCCAGGCTGGGAACCTGATGGTGCTGGCTACCGCCCCCCTGCTCCACCAGGCCCCGGTGCAGTTAGACTTCCACTTCCGCCTCACCTCCCAGACCTCTGCCCATTGGCACGGCCTTCTCTGTGACCATCGACTCTTCCTGGATATCCCATATCGGGCCTTGGATCAAGGGAACCGGGAAAGGTGACTGAGCCTGATGGGAGAGCGGGGAGGGAAGAGGTAGGGGATTTCACTTTTATCATGTCATAATCAGGTAGTGGGTATGTTAACCAGTGAGGGCCGACTGAGGTGCTGGATACATTCAAACCACTGAACTGGCATGCATACAAGCCTGTGAGCTGAGTCAGGATCTGGGGTTCAAGGGATACCAGCCCATGGGAGGTTGCTGGACTCAGATTCAGAAACACAGAAGTGAGGACCCATAATTAAATAATAGGAAGTGCTTTCCAGCAGTTTGTCTTTACAGAGTAGTCCCTCCTCCCCAGGTCCTTCccatggcatggatgttagtccagtaGCGTGCAATCCCTTGGCTTCAGAGAAAAAC comes from Diceros bicornis minor isolate mBicDic1 chromosome 4, mDicBic1.mat.cur, whole genome shotgun sequence and encodes:
- the OAZ3 gene encoding LOW QUALITY PROTEIN: ornithine decarboxylase antizyme 3 (The sequence of the model RefSeq protein was modified relative to this genomic sequence to represent the inferred CDS: deleted 1 base in 1 codon), with translation MKCILVKEDPWLRVKLPCNRWRPSVYSLSYIKRGKTRNHHYPIWSPYAYYLYCYKYRITLRERMLPCYKSITYKEREDLTLRPRSCLQCSESFAGLPVGRSTEQGDHDQLKELYSAGNLMVLATAPLLHQAPVQLDFHFRLTSQTSAHWHGLLCDHRLFLDIPYRALDQGNRESLTATLEYVEEKTNVDSVFVNFQNNRNDRGALLRVFSYMGFEVVRPDHPALPPWDNVIFMVYPLERDLGHLPSEHP